In Planococcus versutus, the DNA window TTTCGGTCATCACAGTTACAGAACTACTACAGATGTCGAGTTTAATCATTGCAAAAACATTTGAGCCATTAACTATCTATTTGGTGGCTGCGGCGATTTATTGGGTACTGATTTCTTTTTTCACCAAATTACTGGATCGCTTGGAAATTCGGTCATCCAAGTACTTAGTCAGATAAAAAATCATTCTGCAAGAAAGTCTTTTGCTGGCTGTCGCCAGTGAGTAAGGCTGTATAAAAGGAGACTGATCGGCATATGATAAAAGTTACCGGATTGGTAAAAAACTTCGGAGACAACGAAGTTCTGAAAGGAATCGACTTATCCATCGATAAGAGCGAAGTAGTTGTTATCATGGGACCAAGTGGGTCAGGGAAATCGACTTTGTTGCGTTGTTTAAACTTTTTAGAAGAACCGACTGAAGGACTTATTCAAGTTGGTGACTACGAAGTAAAAGCTGGAGGGAAAATTGATCGACACCGAAAAAAAGTAATCAGGGAATTGCGGAAAAAAACGGGTTTTGTTTTTCAATCATTTAATTTATTTCCTCATAAGAAAGCGATTGAGAACGTTATGGAAGGACCCATTGCTATACACGGTAAGGGTCCTGTAGAAGCAAAAGCGATTGCTGTCGAACTGCTTGCCAAAGTAGGATTAGCTGACCGAGCCGATCATTACCCAGCGCAGCTGTCAGGTGGACAGCAACAGCGCGTGGCGATTGCTCGCTCTCTTGCATTAGATCCGTTGGTTATGCTTTTTGATGAGCCGACTTCAGCGCTCGACCCTGAACTCGTACGTGAAGTGCTATTGGTTATCAAAAGTTTAGCAGAAGAAGGCATGACCTTGGTCATCGTGACACACGAAATGAATTTTGCGAAAGAAGTGGCAGATCGCGTCGTGTTTATGGATGAAGGAATCATCGTTGAGCAAGGAACTTCACAGCAAATTTTTGAACATCCAAAAGAAGATCGAACCAAACAGTTTCTATCAAAAGTAGAAGCAGTGGTTACAGAGTGAAACGAACCGGCCAGAAAGAAGGCTGGTTTTTTTGTTGTATAATGAGAAAAAAAGAAAACAGTAACGAAACGTTTGAATTACAACTAGAAGAAGTATCAGGTATTGTGACCGTTGAGTTTGAAGAGTTGGCAGCATTATTTAAAAAAGAAAAAGAAAGGATAGAAGTCGATGAAATTATTCACCAATCTACTAGTAGACCGCCTTTTAGCAAGTGGATTGGGTTAAAAGATTTTGTGCCACATAGTCAAGCTTACCTAGAAGAAATTATAGAACGAATTCGATGGGCACTATAAGACAAAACGGCAATGCCCTTAAAGGCAATGCCGTTTCAGACTGTAGACAAAAGAATGATTATTCATTTTTTTGTATGCATCTAGGATTCTCCACACCAAGCGGACGCTTTCCGCGGACTCCGCGCTGAGCCTCCTCGTCGCAAGCTCCTGCGGGGTCTCATCCCTTCGTTTTTCCGCAGGAGTCGCCACTTGGTGCTCCGAATCCTTAAGTGAGTAGATGAAAAGGCTTGATCATGTATTTTTATTGTGAAATGGACTAAATAGTCTCACTTTGATTAGAGCTGGAACCCTCCAACTGGGCTGGTCCACGAAGACCCCTGTGGGACAGCGAAAGCTGAAGACCCCGCAGGAACGTCAGTGACGAGGAGGCTGAAGCTGAGCCCACCGGAAAGCGAAGTGGCCAGCCCAGTTGGAGATTATACGTCACTATTCAGTTTAATAAGACTTTGTCTACAAGCTGAAACGGCAATGCCCTTAAAGGCAATGCCGTTTTTTAATTAGCTATTCAACTCAAGAAAAAGTAAGTAACAGAAACGACTAAACTGCCAATAGAAAACAGTAAGCCAATTTGAAAAAAGGCATTTCGGTTCGGGAATTCTCGATGATAGTCAACGGAATAAGTGGTTCTTTTTTCGCTTTCTTGAATGAGTTGATCTTTTTTGTTTACTTTTGCAAAAAAGTTTCGTGTGCTTTTAAAAAAAGCTGTAAAAAATTGACCTTCAATCAAAAGCATGACGGAATAAATCATTAGCAATAAAAGTCCAATCAAAAATAAAGCATCAATCCATTTAGCGAGAGTCCAGAGACTGTGTAAGAAAAAAGGCAAAACAAGTGAAATAACGAAGGAAATAAAAAATAAAATGCGTTTAAAATTCATGCAAGTCGATCCTTTCTTTTGTGATTTTAGATTACCATGTTAATTATATATTTGAAAATTTAAACATCTTGTTGCCTATTTATGCAATAACAATTATGATTAAATAGAATTATCAAATAAATGGGGGTATGAAAATGGGGAGAAAGAGAAAGACGAAAATTTTCATGATTATGATTGCATTTGTTCTATTTTTAGCAGGCTGTAACTTTAACTCGTCAGAAAGTTCGAATGAAGAAACTGGCGGTTCAGAAGGAGAAACTAAACAAGTATTAAATATTTCAACTACAGCAGATATTCCTACTTTAGATTCTACAAAAGCACATGACGGTATTGCCTTTACAGTATTGAATAATGTCAACGAAGGTCTTTACCGCCAAGATGAAAACAATGAACCAATTGAAGCTTTAGTAACAGAACATAAAGAAAATGAAGATAAGACGGTTCACACGTTCACATTGCGTGACTCGAACTGGAGTAATGGAGACCCCGTAACTGCACAAGATTTTGAATATGCATGGAAACGCGTGATGAAAGATGCGAGTCCTTACAACTTCATGTTTGTAACAGCAGGCATTAAAAATTCTGAAGCTATCATGAACGAAGAAATGGATACAGAAGATTTAGGGATTAAAGCAATTGATGAAAAAACAGTAGAAGTGACATTGGAAGCAGCAAACCCGTTGTTCCAATCGTTAATGACGTTCCCAACTTTCTTGCCTCAAAACCAGAAATTTGTTGAAGAACAAGGCGACCAATATGCATTGGAAGCAGAAAATGTTCTTTTTAACGGTCCATTCACATTGGTTGACTGGACGCACGAACAAGGCTGGAAATACGAAAAGAACGAAGACTACTGGGATGCAGATGCAGTGAAGTTAGATGCAATCAATGCATATGTTGTAAAAGACCCAGCAGCAGGCATCAACTTATATGAAACCAATAAAGTAGACCGCATTGTCTTAAGTTCAGAAGCGGTAGACCAAAACAAAGATGACGAAAACTTTGACACAATTTTAGAGCCGGAAATTCTTTTCCTGCGTTTCAACCACAACCATCCAGTACTAGGCAATAAAAACATTCGTCAAGCCGTTAACATGGCAATCGATAAGAAAAGTTTAACAGATGTTATTTTGAAAAATGGTTCGACACCATTAGATGGGATTGTTCCAAAAGGATTCTTCAAATCACCAGCAGGTGAAGATTTCCGCGACATAAATGGAGATTTTAACACAGGCACAGTAGAAGAAGCTCAGAAAGTTTGGGAAACAGGCTTAAAAGAAGCTGGAGTAGAAGAAGTAAACGTTTCAATCAACATTGCAGACTCTGAAGATCATAAAAAAGTAGCAGAATACATTCAAGCGCAATTGGAAGACAACCTTCCAGGATTTAAATTGAATATCAAAGCGGTTCCTTTTGCTCAACGTCTAGAAATCGAAAAAGCAATCGATTATGATTTGTCTTTATCTTCATGGGGGCCGGATTATAGTGATCCAATGACTTACTTGGATATGTGGTTAGAAGGCGGTTCAGCTAACCGTATGGATTATTCAAATGCAAAATTGGAAGAATTAGTGGCATCAGCAAGAACAGAAACAGATCTTGAAAAACGTTACCAAATGTTGTTAGATACTGAGAAAATCTTGCTAGAAGAAGATGCAGCAATTGCACCACTTTATCAAGACGGTACAGCTGTCTTGATGAGAAGCAAAATCAAAAATCTATTGGTTCATCCAACAGGAGCTTCTTTTTCTTACAAATGGGTGACAATCGAAGAATAAAAACATAAGGTTACAGCTAATAGATACGAGGGTGTAGCCGGTTAACGGGACATCCTCGTATTTTCAATGGCTTGAAAAAGTCGCTCAGCTTTTTCGGGGTCGCAGAAATTCAAGATCTCGTGCAACTGGTAAGACAAGAGCGCAACTTTGCAGTCTTTCTTCTAAAAGACTTAGAGTAATGATACGCATGAGTGAGTGACAACTTTTACTCTTTTATTTTCAATAAATCAAAAGAACACTAGACAGAGCGATGAGACAAGTGATCTTCCAAAACAAAAGCCAATCCAGCGTTGTGGCGAAGAACGTCGTCTCGCTGGTCTGTTTTATGACAGACAAAAGCTTGCGCTTATCATTTTACCCTATAGATAGAACTGAGGTGTTTGCATGAAAGGATATTTACTGAAGCGTATTGGCTTTATGATTGTTACGCTTTTCATTATTGTGACAGCTACATTTTTCTTAATGCAACTATTACCCGGTACGCCGTTTACCAATCCAGAAAAATTAACGGATAGTCAATTGGCAATTTTAAATGCTAAATATGGATTGGACCAGCCGGTTGCCATTCAATACATACAATACATTGGCAACTTGCTTCAAGGTGATTTAGGGTATTCATTCCAGCATGAAGGGCGAACGGTTACAAGTATGATTAGCGACCGGGTTGGACCTTCTGCGTTTATCGGATTGCAGGCGTTGGTCATTGGTGCGATTATCGGAATGATGTTGGGCATTGTTTCAGCTTTAAAGCACAACTCCATTTTAGATTATGGTTCAGTAACATTAGCAGTGCTCGGCATGTCTATTCCCTCTTTTGTTTTTGCTGCGCTGTTGCAGTATTACGTAGGAGTAAAGTTAGAATGGCTGCCTGTTGCTTTATGGGAAGGATACTCTAGTACGCTCATGCCTTCTATCGCGTTGTCAGTTACGGTAACGGCAACAGTTGCGCGTTTTATTCGCAGTGAAATGCTCGAAGTGATTGGGCAAGACTATATTACTACAGCTAGAGCTAAAGGTTTAAAAGAACATCAAGTTATGGTCAAACACGTAATTCGTAATGCGCTTATTCCAGTTGTTACGATGTTGGGGCCACTAGCTGTATCAATTATGACTGGGACGTTGGTTATCGAAAAAATATTTGCTGTACCTGGACTAGGTGAACAATTCACTTTATCGATTTTGGTACTGGATTACAGCGTAATTATGGGAATCACGATTTTCTATAGTGCCTTGTTTATTTTCGTTGTTTTTGTTGTCGATATTATTTACAGCTTGTTAGATCCACGCATTAATTATAAGGGAGGAGCAGCATGACAAAAAACACATCAAATCTTCCCTTGCATCAAGACTTACAAGTACAAAACCAATATGCGTATGAAGACATTCCATCAGACTTATTTGTTAAAGCACCGCTTGACGACCGAAAAAGTGAAGAAATTGGAACACCAGCAGTTTCTTTTTGGAAAGAAGCTTTTCATCGCTTGATCAAAAATAAAGGAGCGATGATTTCATTAATTTTATTGGTTTTTTTAATTATTCTAGCGCTAGTGGGGCCTGGAATGAATGAGTTTTCTTACCGTGAACAAAACTTAACGCATTCGAATCTGCCTCCAAAAGTTGAAGGTTTAGAATGGATGGGCTTTAGTGGGTTAAACTCGCAAGACGTAAACGAATATGCCGAGCGAGATGTTCAAACGAATTATTGGTTTGGTACAGATGAATTCGGACGCGATATTTGGACCCGAGTATGGCGGGGAACACAAATTTCTTTGTTTATTGCAGTGGTGGCAGCTGCGCTTGATTTGTTAATCGGGGTTATTTATGGCGGAATTTCTTCGTTTTATGGAGGACGCATTGATAATGTCATGCAACGGATCATCGAAATCCTT includes these proteins:
- a CDS encoding DUF3899 domain-containing protein produces the protein MNFKRILFFISFVISLVLPFFLHSLWTLAKWIDALFLIGLLLLMIYSVMLLIEGQFFTAFFKSTRNFFAKVNKKDQLIQESEKRTTYSVDYHREFPNRNAFFQIGLLFSIGSLVVSVTYFFLS
- a CDS encoding ABC transporter permease codes for the protein MKGYLLKRIGFMIVTLFIIVTATFFLMQLLPGTPFTNPEKLTDSQLAILNAKYGLDQPVAIQYIQYIGNLLQGDLGYSFQHEGRTVTSMISDRVGPSAFIGLQALVIGAIIGMMLGIVSALKHNSILDYGSVTLAVLGMSIPSFVFAALLQYYVGVKLEWLPVALWEGYSSTLMPSIALSVTVTATVARFIRSEMLEVIGQDYITTARAKGLKEHQVMVKHVIRNALIPVVTMLGPLAVSIMTGTLVIEKIFAVPGLGEQFTLSILVLDYSVIMGITIFYSALFIFVVFVVDIIYSLLDPRINYKGGAA
- a CDS encoding peptide ABC transporter substrate-binding protein, translated to MGRKRKTKIFMIMIAFVLFLAGCNFNSSESSNEETGGSEGETKQVLNISTTADIPTLDSTKAHDGIAFTVLNNVNEGLYRQDENNEPIEALVTEHKENEDKTVHTFTLRDSNWSNGDPVTAQDFEYAWKRVMKDASPYNFMFVTAGIKNSEAIMNEEMDTEDLGIKAIDEKTVEVTLEAANPLFQSLMTFPTFLPQNQKFVEEQGDQYALEAENVLFNGPFTLVDWTHEQGWKYEKNEDYWDADAVKLDAINAYVVKDPAAGINLYETNKVDRIVLSSEAVDQNKDDENFDTILEPEILFLRFNHNHPVLGNKNIRQAVNMAIDKKSLTDVILKNGSTPLDGIVPKGFFKSPAGEDFRDINGDFNTGTVEEAQKVWETGLKEAGVEEVNVSINIADSEDHKKVAEYIQAQLEDNLPGFKLNIKAVPFAQRLEIEKAIDYDLSLSSWGPDYSDPMTYLDMWLEGGSANRMDYSNAKLEELVASARTETDLEKRYQMLLDTEKILLEEDAAIAPLYQDGTAVLMRSKIKNLLVHPTGASFSYKWVTIEE
- the opp3C gene encoding oligopeptide ABC transporter permease, which translates into the protein MTKNTSNLPLHQDLQVQNQYAYEDIPSDLFVKAPLDDRKSEEIGTPAVSFWKEAFHRLIKNKGAMISLILLVFLIILALVGPGMNEFSYREQNLTHSNLPPKVEGLEWMGFSGLNSQDVNEYAERDVQTNYWFGTDEFGRDIWTRVWRGTQISLFIAVVAAALDLLIGVIYGGISSFYGGRIDNVMQRIIEILMGIPNLIVIILFILVLEPGITSIILAMVITGWVGMARVVRGQVLQLKGQEFVLASRTLGASNPRLISKHLLPNVMGPIIVTVMFTIPTAIFFEAFLSFIGLGLQAPLASLGVLIEDGYKSMRYFPYKLIFPALVISIIMISFNLLGDGLRDALDPKMRK
- a CDS encoding amino acid ABC transporter ATP-binding protein; its protein translation is MIKVTGLVKNFGDNEVLKGIDLSIDKSEVVVIMGPSGSGKSTLLRCLNFLEEPTEGLIQVGDYEVKAGGKIDRHRKKVIRELRKKTGFVFQSFNLFPHKKAIENVMEGPIAIHGKGPVEAKAIAVELLAKVGLADRADHYPAQLSGGQQQRVAIARSLALDPLVMLFDEPTSALDPELVREVLLVIKSLAEEGMTLVIVTHEMNFAKEVADRVVFMDEGIIVEQGTSQQIFEHPKEDRTKQFLSKVEAVVTE